One window of Peteryoungia desertarenae genomic DNA carries:
- a CDS encoding lytic transglycosylase domain-containing protein produces the protein MTRRLVAAAACIALLLTHAQTAFAAEEKTRTKVPLKTITRDAGFPVPADLAKNPYSKLISKYAKAYGVPADLAHAVVRIESNFNAKARGAAGEIGLMQIKPATARSIGYKGSTKGLYDPETNIRYGMKYLATAHQLGGGDTCGTILRYNAGHGAKRMNPISKRYCGKVVAMLGK, from the coding sequence ATGACACGACGCCTTGTTGCTGCTGCGGCATGCATTGCCCTTCTGTTGACTCACGCCCAGACGGCATTCGCTGCCGAGGAAAAGACCAGGACGAAAGTGCCGCTCAAAACAATCACCCGCGACGCCGGTTTTCCTGTTCCGGCTGATCTGGCAAAGAACCCCTACAGCAAGCTGATCTCCAAATATGCAAAGGCCTATGGCGTGCCTGCGGATCTTGCGCATGCGGTTGTACGGATTGAAAGCAACTTTAACGCCAAGGCCCGTGGTGCGGCTGGCGAAATCGGCCTCATGCAGATCAAGCCAGCGACCGCCCGGTCCATCGGTTACAAGGGGTCGACCAAAGGGCTTTATGACCCCGAAACCAATATCCGCTACGGAATGAAATATCTGGCCACGGCGCACCAGCTTGGTGGCGGTGACACCTGCGGCACCATTCTCCGTTACAATGCCGGTCACGGCGCCAAGCGGATGAACCCGATCTCCAAGCGTTATTGCGGCAAGGTCGTTGCCATGCTTGGCAAGTGA
- a CDS encoding N-acetylmuramoyl-L-alanine amidase, with the protein MSDFLPDCRLAEVVPSPNHGERVAVDRPDILLLHYTGMPSADAAQAWLCNAESEVSSHYLVHEDGRIVQMVPEARRAWHAGKSFWAGETDINSRSIGIEIANPGHPAGLPDYPDKQIDALIELCLDCVKRHGIPAERVLAHSDVAPVRKVDPGENFPWVRLAAAGVGHWVEPAPLGGGRFFQTGDRGQPVEALQSMLSLYGYDIDITGEFCEKTAGVVTAFQRHFRPVRVDGVADSSTIETLHRLLVALPRYC; encoded by the coding sequence ATGAGTGATTTTCTGCCTGACTGTCGGTTGGCGGAGGTCGTGCCATCGCCGAACCATGGCGAACGGGTTGCCGTCGACCGTCCCGATATCCTCCTTCTGCATTATACCGGCATGCCGTCTGCGGACGCGGCGCAGGCCTGGCTTTGCAACGCGGAAAGTGAGGTCTCCAGCCATTATCTGGTTCATGAAGACGGCCGGATTGTCCAGATGGTGCCGGAAGCGCGCCGCGCCTGGCATGCCGGGAAGAGTTTCTGGGCGGGCGAGACAGACATCAATTCCAGGTCCATCGGTATCGAGATTGCCAATCCGGGTCACCCCGCCGGCTTGCCCGACTATCCCGACAAACAGATCGACGCACTGATCGAATTGTGTCTTGATTGCGTCAAACGCCACGGAATCCCAGCAGAACGGGTGCTTGCGCACTCGGATGTGGCCCCTGTTCGCAAGGTCGATCCGGGTGAGAACTTCCCTTGGGTGAGGTTGGCGGCGGCAGGGGTCGGCCATTGGGTTGAGCCGGCACCGCTTGGTGGCGGTCGCTTCTTCCAGACCGGAGACCGGGGCCAGCCGGTCGAGGCCTTGCAATCGATGTTGTCGCTTTATGGATACGATATTGATATCACAGGTGAATTCTGTGAAAAGACGGCGGGTGTCGTAACCGCGTTCCAACGGCATTTCAGGCCTGTCCGCGTTGACGGCGTGGCCGACAGCTCAACCATCGAGACGCTTCACCGCCTGCTCGTTGCCTTGCCGCGATATTGCTGA
- a CDS encoding J domain-containing protein, translating into MIFDFACEQISSLWDRLLGAVGDAAGSVLNGLIEAIRTVFEGDPETRRRVSFSVAIIALSAKMAKADGVVTTAEVDAFRDVFDFPPEEAKNVARLYNLARQDVAGFEAYAQNLANMCRTCEELCPVLEDILDALFHIAKADGLVHESEMAFLTRIAEIFRISEARFEMITERHMYVNGDPYGVLGVDPSDDFATIRKRYRALAAEHHPDRLQARGIPQEFHSVANHRMAKFNEAYSAIEKERRAA; encoded by the coding sequence ATGATATTCGATTTTGCCTGTGAACAGATATCGTCGTTGTGGGACCGATTGCTCGGCGCAGTCGGCGATGCTGCGGGCAGTGTGCTGAATGGTCTGATTGAAGCCATCCGCACCGTTTTCGAAGGCGATCCCGAGACAAGGCGGCGTGTTTCATTCTCTGTCGCGATCATTGCGCTTTCGGCGAAGATGGCGAAGGCCGATGGTGTTGTGACGACAGCCGAGGTTGACGCTTTCCGCGACGTGTTCGATTTTCCGCCGGAAGAGGCAAAGAATGTCGCGCGCCTCTACAATCTGGCACGCCAGGACGTGGCAGGCTTCGAGGCCTATGCCCAAAACCTCGCCAATATGTGCCGTACCTGTGAAGAGCTCTGCCCGGTTCTTGAAGACATTCTCGATGCGCTTTTCCATATCGCGAAGGCGGATGGGCTGGTGCATGAAAGCGAGATGGCATTCCTCACCAGAATCGCCGAGATATTCCGGATCTCCGAGGCTCGCTTCGAGATGATCACGGAACGCCATATGTATGTGAATGGCGATCCCTATGGGGTGCTTGGTGTCGATCCGTCTGATGACTTTGCAACGATCCGCAAGCGTTATCGTGCGCTGGCTGCCGAACATCATCCCGACAGGTTGCAGGCTCGTGGTATTCCGCAGGAATTCCACAGTGTCGCCAACCACCGGATGGCCAAGTTCAACGAAGCCTATTCTGCGATTGAGAAAGAACGCCGGGCGGCATGA
- a CDS encoding DMT family transporter — MTQQTSQETSRNALGLTLGAIGVTIFGLTLPMTHIALTGFSPEVVTFGRAVIAAMAAGATLLFMRKRLPRAVISTLFLAGLCLVYGFPIFSSIAMQTLPAGHGGVVLGLLPLLTSIFAVIVDGERPSPLFWVCGVIGAILVAVFSARQNGFHFELGGLWLLAAAISASLGYVLSARVARDLSGWEVISWALILTLPISIVGLAFTLPSGVSAPSNQAIGALLYLSLFSMFGGFIFWNAGLAIGGIARVAQIQLMQTFVTLLFSTILLGEHIDIETIIFAVAVAFVVWLGRKARFS, encoded by the coding sequence ATGACCCAGCAGACATCTCAGGAAACGTCGCGCAATGCCCTCGGCCTCACCCTCGGCGCGATCGGGGTCACCATTTTCGGCCTCACTTTGCCGATGACACATATCGCACTGACCGGTTTTTCTCCCGAGGTGGTCACCTTCGGCCGCGCAGTGATCGCGGCAATGGCAGCGGGCGCGACACTGCTCTTCATGCGCAAGCGATTGCCAAGGGCTGTCATCTCGACCCTTTTTCTGGCGGGGCTTTGTCTTGTCTATGGTTTCCCCATATTCTCATCCATTGCGATGCAGACCCTGCCAGCTGGTCATGGTGGCGTCGTTCTCGGGCTCCTGCCACTTCTGACATCCATTTTCGCGGTGATCGTCGATGGCGAACGTCCAAGTCCGCTTTTCTGGGTCTGCGGCGTGATTGGCGCGATTCTGGTTGCCGTCTTTTCGGCTAGACAAAATGGCTTTCATTTCGAACTCGGCGGCCTTTGGCTGCTGGCGGCAGCCATTTCCGCATCGCTTGGCTATGTTCTGTCAGCACGAGTGGCCCGTGATCTCTCAGGCTGGGAAGTCATATCCTGGGCCCTGATTCTCACCCTGCCGATTTCGATCGTCGGCCTCGCCTTCACCCTTCCATCGGGAGTTTCAGCCCCGAGCAATCAAGCCATTGGCGCTCTCCTCTACCTGAGCCTTTTTTCGATGTTCGGTGGCTTTATCTTCTGGAATGCAGGGCTGGCAATCGGCGGGATCGCGAGGGTGGCGCAGATCCAGTTGATGCAGACATTCGTCACGCTGCTGTTTTCCACAATCCTGCTTGGCGAGCATATCGACATTGAAACGATTATATTTGCAGTCGCAGTCGCTTTCGTCGTCTGGCTGGGCCGAAAGGCCCGTTTTTCCTGA
- a CDS encoding pyrophosphate--fructose-6-phosphate 1-phosphotransferase: MAKQKVAMLTAGGLAPCLSSAVGGLIERYSDIAPEVELVAYKSGFRGLLMDYKIEITREMREKAFLLHRYGGSPIGNSRVKLTNTADCVKRGLVKEGENPLRVAAERLAADGVTILHTIGGDDTNTTAADLAAYLGANGYDLTVVGLPKTVDNDVVPIKQTLGAWTAAEVGARFFDHVSNEQSASPRTLVIHEVMGRHCGWLTAATARAYMQRTQHNEYIEGFMMNQELKNIDGLYLPETHFDMEAEAVRLKDIMDRTGFVTLFVSEGACMDEIVAEREAAGEEVKRDAFGHVKLDTINVGNWFQKHFAKLIDADRSMVQKSGYYARSAPANAEDLRLIQSMVDLAVESGLNKVSGVTGHDEDKGGRLRTIEFPRIKGGKAFDLKTPWFQEVMDYLGQKYHPIN, translated from the coding sequence ATGGCCAAACAGAAAGTTGCAATGCTGACCGCTGGTGGCCTCGCCCCCTGTCTCTCCTCGGCTGTCGGCGGACTGATCGAGCGTTACTCAGACATCGCGCCGGAAGTCGAACTGGTAGCCTACAAGTCAGGCTTTCGCGGCCTGCTGATGGACTACAAGATCGAGATCACCAGGGAGATGCGCGAAAAGGCCTTTCTGCTGCATCGCTATGGCGGTTCGCCCATTGGCAACAGCCGCGTGAAGCTCACCAACACCGCTGACTGCGTCAAACGTGGACTGGTCAAGGAAGGCGAGAACCCGCTGCGGGTCGCAGCCGAGCGGCTGGCGGCAGACGGTGTGACCATCCTCCATACCATCGGCGGCGACGATACGAATACGACGGCGGCTGATCTGGCGGCCTATCTCGGCGCCAATGGCTATGACCTGACGGTTGTTGGTCTGCCGAAGACCGTCGACAACGACGTCGTTCCGATCAAGCAGACGCTTGGCGCCTGGACCGCGGCAGAAGTCGGCGCCCGCTTCTTCGATCATGTCTCGAACGAACAAAGTGCCTCGCCGCGAACCCTAGTGATCCATGAGGTCATGGGTCGCCATTGCGGATGGCTGACGGCTGCGACCGCGCGCGCCTATATGCAGCGCACCCAGCACAACGAATACATCGAGGGCTTCATGATGAACCAGGAGCTCAAGAACATTGACGGCCTCTATCTGCCCGAAACCCATTTCGACATGGAGGCAGAGGCCGTCCGCCTCAAGGACATCATGGACCGCACCGGTTTCGTGACGCTGTTTGTTTCCGAAGGCGCCTGCATGGACGAAATCGTCGCCGAGCGTGAGGCCGCCGGCGAAGAGGTCAAGCGCGACGCTTTTGGTCACGTCAAACTCGACACGATCAATGTCGGCAACTGGTTCCAGAAACATTTTGCCAAACTCATCGACGCAGACCGCTCGATGGTCCAGAAATCGGGCTACTACGCCCGTTCGGCACCGGCGAATGCAGAAGACCTGCGCCTGATCCAGAGCATGGTGGATCTGGCAGTCGAAAGCGGCCTCAACAAGGTCTCCGGCGTGACCGGCCATGACGAAGACAAGGGCGGGCGGCTGCGCACCATCGAATTCCCCCGCATCAAGGGCGGCAAGGCATTCGACCTCAAAACACCCTGGTTCCAGGAAGTGATGGACTATCTGGGTCAGAAGTATCATCCGATCAATTGA
- a CDS encoding LysE family translocator, whose translation MSHETWVAFAVVSAAFLAIPGPPMLLVVSYALGQGRKAALAAISGVALGNLMVFCAVLYLLAGLRWLSPGALTIIGWAGLFYLGLLLAATLRAPAGRTLIADNDNLAVERPMSILLEGVRTSIHSPRNWVGFVAILPYFMPASLLMSEPIGTMLTSLAALSLMIAFAYAMLAARIHGLLRKRKPRRVVSFRHDTVLIARRAVTAGYRKIAA comes from the coding sequence ATGTCCCACGAAACCTGGGTTGCATTCGCGGTGGTTTCTGCCGCGTTTCTGGCCATTCCCGGACCACCTATGCTGCTGGTCGTCAGCTATGCCCTCGGCCAGGGTCGCAAGGCCGCCCTGGCTGCCATCAGTGGCGTGGCACTTGGCAATCTGATGGTATTTTGTGCCGTGCTGTACCTGCTCGCAGGCCTCCGATGGCTATCGCCGGGCGCTCTGACAATAATAGGCTGGGCCGGACTGTTTTATCTCGGCCTCCTTCTGGCAGCCACCCTGCGCGCACCTGCGGGCCGGACGCTGATCGCAGACAATGACAACCTGGCCGTGGAGCGGCCCATGAGCATTCTGCTCGAAGGAGTGCGAACCAGCATCCACAGCCCTCGAAACTGGGTCGGCTTTGTCGCAATCCTGCCGTATTTCATGCCGGCTTCACTCCTTATGAGCGAGCCCATCGGCACGATGCTCACAAGCCTCGCAGCACTCAGTCTTATGATCGCATTTGCCTATGCGATGCTGGCGGCAAGGATCCATGGCCTACTGAGAAAACGCAAGCCAAGACGGGTAGTTAGCTTCAGACACGACACGGTCCTGATCGCCCGTCGTGCAGTGACTGCGGGTTACCGCAAGATCGCTGCCTGA
- a CDS encoding transglycosylase SLT domain-containing protein, producing the protein MSRELNRSVVLCLAAGLLVGATSCTAIDDSVKADLASGTSLSPNSPEMRAARAAETASLGSTPTSSEVAAITADQLAAANPGPAPKIPGTDTSAPIPQLKASALASTTTTDAAKALDMVTSPSGSSQSSVPAPTATVELAASSPSATAPANSALQPPVTLAYANPARNLDLTSFGDPFDVTPPKDVQEKESRKSTTGPTVINALVEKYAAKYQMPAELIHRVIKRESTYNPAAYSKGNYGLMQIRYNTARGLGYKGTPEGLFDAETNMKYAVRYLRGAWLVADKDHDQAIRLYSRGYYYDAKRKGMLHVLQGG; encoded by the coding sequence ATGTCTCGCGAATTGAACCGCAGTGTAGTTTTGTGTCTGGCAGCGGGACTGCTGGTCGGCGCAACGAGCTGTACCGCGATTGATGATAGCGTGAAGGCTGACCTCGCCAGCGGGACATCACTGTCACCCAACTCACCCGAGATGCGCGCCGCCCGCGCAGCAGAGACCGCCAGCCTTGGCTCGACACCAACGAGCAGCGAAGTCGCCGCTATCACAGCCGATCAACTGGCTGCAGCCAATCCGGGACCTGCGCCAAAGATACCGGGTACCGATACGTCGGCTCCCATACCGCAACTCAAGGCATCCGCCCTCGCCTCGACGACAACGACAGACGCTGCCAAGGCGCTCGATATGGTGACTTCGCCGTCAGGCAGTTCACAATCTTCCGTTCCCGCGCCAACGGCAACAGTCGAGCTTGCGGCGTCGTCTCCTTCGGCGACAGCGCCCGCGAACTCTGCACTGCAGCCCCCGGTCACCCTTGCCTATGCCAATCCCGCGCGCAATCTCGATCTGACAAGCTTCGGCGATCCCTTTGATGTGACGCCACCGAAGGATGTCCAGGAGAAAGAAAGCCGAAAGTCCACCACTGGTCCCACCGTGATCAACGCCCTCGTGGAGAAATACGCGGCCAAGTACCAGATGCCGGCCGAACTCATCCACCGTGTTATCAAGCGGGAAAGCACCTACAATCCTGCTGCCTACAGCAAGGGCAACTACGGCCTGATGCAGATCCGCTACAACACCGCGCGCGGACTTGGCTACAAGGGTACCCCGGAAGGTCTCTTCGACGCAGAGACCAACATGAAATATGCCGTACGCTATCTGCGCGGTGCATGGCTTGTGGCCGACAAGGATCATGACCAGGCGATCCGGCTTTACTCGCGCGGCTACTATTACGATGCCAAGCGCAAGGGAATGTTGCACGTCCTCCAAGGAGGCTGA
- a CDS encoding serine hydrolase domain-containing protein has product MSFLGRSARIAAFLLLGLVTLAVAWLAVMPPELLRVGTGYAAKMVCSNVFLVGRDSQDVLEVDVQAPGHPLLRLVSVDVDDERGWVAARMAGVFAGNAAFHRPGLGCAVAPEGEVDPAAQEGVELAPINAQDVSAAWPDGERVETPDPRLADILTDPDLLGPGMRAVVVVKNGRIVGEAYGDGFDADSRLLGWSMTKSVTAAIMGRMVADGLMTLDASGLFAEWSGDERAEISLANLLAMESGLDFDESYGSVTDVTRMLYLEPTASSFALSRPLKEEPGKAFNYSSGETVILSRYWMSLFPSLEQAQRYPHDALFKPLGMGSAILEADTAGVFVGSSYMYATARDWARIGAFLANDGVWNGERLLPDGFVDLMRAPNGTSNGAYSKMQTWFLPPGQRELDASGLPEDVFWMRGHDGQSIAISSAEDLVVVRLGLTPVRQGYSPAELVSAVRSALQ; this is encoded by the coding sequence ATGAGCTTTTTGGGCCGATCGGCACGTATTGCCGCGTTTTTGCTTCTCGGACTCGTCACCCTTGCCGTGGCCTGGCTCGCGGTCATGCCGCCGGAGTTGCTGCGGGTCGGAACCGGTTATGCGGCCAAGATGGTCTGCTCGAATGTCTTTCTGGTGGGGCGTGATTCGCAGGATGTGCTCGAAGTCGATGTGCAGGCGCCGGGGCATCCACTTCTCAGGCTTGTCAGCGTTGATGTGGACGATGAGCGTGGCTGGGTCGCTGCCAGGATGGCCGGCGTCTTTGCAGGAAATGCCGCCTTCCATCGACCCGGACTTGGCTGTGCCGTTGCGCCAGAGGGGGAGGTCGATCCGGCTGCGCAGGAGGGGGTCGAGCTTGCGCCGATCAATGCCCAGGACGTTTCGGCGGCTTGGCCCGATGGCGAGCGCGTCGAAACACCTGATCCGCGGCTAGCCGATATCCTTACCGATCCCGACCTGCTTGGCCCCGGAATGCGGGCCGTGGTGGTGGTCAAGAATGGGCGGATCGTTGGAGAGGCCTATGGTGACGGTTTCGATGCGGACAGTCGTTTGCTTGGCTGGTCGATGACCAAGTCTGTGACGGCGGCCATCATGGGCCGGATGGTCGCCGATGGTCTGATGACACTTGATGCGAGCGGATTGTTCGCCGAATGGAGCGGTGATGAGCGCGCGGAGATCAGCCTCGCCAATCTTCTCGCCATGGAGAGCGGCCTCGACTTCGATGAGAGCTATGGCAGCGTGACCGACGTGACCCGCATGCTCTATCTTGAGCCCACTGCTTCGAGTTTTGCGCTTTCACGTCCCCTGAAAGAAGAGCCCGGCAAGGCTTTCAATTATTCCTCAGGGGAAACCGTGATCCTGTCCCGTTACTGGATGAGCCTGTTTCCTTCGCTGGAACAGGCGCAGAGATATCCTCACGATGCGCTGTTCAAACCACTTGGCATGGGGAGCGCGATACTCGAAGCAGATACTGCGGGGGTCTTCGTCGGCAGTTCCTATATGTATGCAACCGCACGTGACTGGGCCCGTATCGGGGCTTTCCTTGCCAATGATGGGGTGTGGAACGGAGAACGCCTTCTGCCTGACGGCTTCGTCGATCTGATGCGGGCGCCGAACGGAACGTCCAACGGCGCCTATTCGAAAATGCAGACGTGGTTCCTGCCGCCGGGGCAGAGGGAACTGGATGCTTCAGGGCTGCCGGAGGATGTCTTCTGGATGCGCGGACATGACGGCCAGTCGATTGCGATTTCGTCAGCGGAGGATCTCGTCGTCGTCCGGCTTGGCCTCACGCCGGTGCGGCAGGGCTATAGTCCGGCAGAGCTTGTGAGCGCTGTTCGCTCAGCGCTGCAGTGA
- a CDS encoding DUF3419 family protein, producing the protein MTEIAPDAGFNENTKLKDALLQHRAMSKDGFSERLFGYLFSGLVYAQIWEDPDVDMEAMELSEGHSIVTIASGGCNMLAYLSRSPSRIDVVDLNPNHVALNRLKLAAFKHLPDHQSVVRHLSTEGDSANSTLFDRHISPHLDPVTRDYWNGRTITGRRRISAFNHNFYRTGLLGRFIWIGHMLARLHGVNMGDMVKSRSMREQRHFFDTQIAPLFDKPFIRFLTSRKSSLFGLGIPPQQYDELASLSDDGTVAPVLRHRLEKLACYFPLKDNYFAWQAFARRYPKPDEGTLPTYLKAEHYPAIRSGVDRVTVHHASVTELLATKPAGSVDRYVVLDAQDWMNDRQLNELWSEITRTATSDARVIFRTAAEISILDGRLSDSLLSQWTYRREQSETLNRKDRSAIYGGFHIYEKNA; encoded by the coding sequence ATGACAGAGATTGCACCGGATGCTGGCTTCAATGAAAACACCAAGCTCAAGGACGCGCTGCTTCAGCACCGGGCCATGAGCAAAGACGGCTTTTCCGAACGGCTCTTCGGCTATCTGTTCTCGGGTCTCGTCTACGCGCAGATCTGGGAAGATCCTGATGTCGACATGGAGGCGATGGAACTTTCCGAGGGCCATAGCATCGTCACCATAGCGTCCGGTGGCTGCAACATGCTGGCCTATCTCAGCCGTAGTCCTTCCCGCATCGATGTTGTCGATCTCAACCCGAATCACGTCGCCCTGAACCGTTTGAAGCTCGCCGCATTCAAACATCTGCCGGACCATCAAAGCGTCGTCCGTCATCTTTCAACCGAGGGCGACAGCGCAAACAGCACTCTCTTCGATCGCCATATCTCCCCGCACCTCGATCCGGTAACACGGGACTACTGGAATGGCCGAACCATAACGGGTCGTCGCCGCATTTCGGCATTCAATCACAATTTCTATCGCACAGGTCTGCTGGGTCGCTTCATCTGGATCGGGCACATGCTCGCACGCCTTCACGGCGTCAACATGGGCGACATGGTCAAGAGCCGTTCCATGCGAGAGCAACGTCACTTCTTCGACACTCAGATCGCACCGCTTTTCGACAAACCCTTCATCCGCTTTCTCACAAGCCGCAAGAGTTCGCTTTTCGGTCTCGGTATTCCGCCGCAGCAATATGATGAGCTCGCAAGTCTGTCCGATGATGGTACCGTTGCTCCCGTGCTTCGGCACCGTCTGGAGAAGCTGGCCTGCTATTTCCCCCTGAAGGACAACTATTTCGCCTGGCAGGCATTTGCCCGCCGCTATCCGAAGCCTGATGAAGGCACCCTGCCAACCTATCTGAAGGCTGAGCACTATCCGGCAATCCGCAGCGGTGTCGATCGGGTGACCGTTCATCACGCAAGCGTAACGGAGCTCCTGGCAACAAAACCCGCTGGGTCAGTCGATCGATACGTGGTTTTGGACGCGCAGGACTGGATGAACGACCGCCAATTGAACGAACTCTGGAGCGAGATCACCCGTACCGCCACTTCTGACGCCCGGGTCATCTTCAGGACCGCCGCGGAAATAAGCATTCTGGATGGTCGCCTGTCGGACAGCCTTCTGTCGCAATGGACATACCGTCGGGAACAGTCAGAAACCCTGAACCGGAAGGATCGCTCGGCAATCTACGGCGGCTTCCACATCTATGAGAAGAATGCATGA
- a CDS encoding class I SAM-dependent methyltransferase, whose protein sequence is MTEAIAVDGNLDKPHAERMDRMYRYQRYIYDLTRKYYLLGRDETIRGLEVPAKGSVLEVGCGTGRNLLLVQKHFPDAQLFGLDISAEMLTSAKAKFEGSDHAPVLAVADATAFTTDTFDVGGFDRVLISYALSMIPDWQRALDCAIAALSPNGSLHIVDFGQQERLPDWFSSILKRWLARFHVTPRADLRAVLEQKAKAAGMTLEFSAPFRGYAWKAVLSHP, encoded by the coding sequence ATGACGGAGGCTATTGCAGTAGACGGCAACCTGGACAAGCCACATGCCGAGCGCATGGACCGGATGTATCGCTACCAGCGCTACATCTATGATCTGACACGCAAATACTACCTTCTCGGTCGCGACGAAACGATCAGGGGCCTCGAAGTTCCCGCAAAAGGTTCGGTGCTGGAGGTCGGCTGCGGCACGGGACGCAATCTTTTGCTCGTCCAGAAGCACTTTCCCGACGCTCAACTTTTTGGCCTCGATATCTCGGCTGAAATGCTCACCAGCGCAAAGGCCAAGTTCGAAGGCTCTGATCATGCGCCGGTCCTTGCCGTCGCTGACGCAACAGCCTTCACCACGGACACCTTCGATGTTGGCGGCTTTGACCGAGTGCTGATTTCCTACGCGCTTTCCATGATCCCCGACTGGCAAAGAGCCCTCGACTGCGCAATTGCTGCCCTTTCCCCAAATGGATCGCTCCACATCGTCGACTTTGGTCAGCAGGAGAGGCTGCCGGACTGGTTCTCATCCATCCTGAAGCGATGGCTTGCGCGTTTCCACGTGACGCCACGAGCGGACCTGCGAGCTGTCCTTGAGCAGAAGGCCAAAGCAGCGGGCATGACGCTTGAATTCTCCGCGCCATTTCGCGGCTATGCGTGGAAAGCAGTTCTAAGCCATCCTTAG
- a CDS encoding glycoside hydrolase family 25 protein, with the protein MWLLIRTLLPLSILISGCSPASTDLLESAVKQAKFADNDPQHFEGRTPHRHDVHGIDVSKWNGAIDWIAVKRSGVAFAFIKATEGKDRLDPKFHTHWQGATDADLPHAAYHFYYFCSSAAEQADWFIRNVPKEANLLPPVLDVEWNHTSPTCRHRPPPETVKHEMKVFMDRIEAHYGRRPIIYTSVDFHRDNLVGAFPDHHFWVRAVAQHPEVVYPDRNWTFWQYTSTGIVPGIDGETDINVFAGSRQNWHSWVASVSR; encoded by the coding sequence ATGTGGCTGCTCATCCGGACACTCCTGCCTCTATCAATTCTGATCAGTGGTTGCTCACCCGCGAGCACCGATCTGTTGGAGAGTGCGGTAAAGCAGGCAAAATTCGCTGACAACGACCCGCAGCATTTCGAAGGCCGCACACCCCACCGCCACGATGTCCACGGCATCGACGTATCCAAGTGGAATGGTGCGATTGACTGGATTGCCGTGAAGCGCTCGGGGGTAGCTTTCGCCTTCATCAAAGCGACAGAAGGCAAGGATCGGCTCGATCCAAAATTCCACACCCATTGGCAGGGTGCCACAGACGCAGATCTGCCCCATGCCGCCTATCACTTCTACTATTTCTGTTCGAGCGCCGCAGAACAGGCCGACTGGTTCATCCGCAACGTGCCCAAGGAAGCCAATCTCCTTCCGCCAGTCCTGGATGTCGAATGGAATCACACCTCCCCAACCTGCCGCCATCGTCCCCCACCAGAAACCGTGAAACACGAAATGAAGGTCTTCATGGACAGGATCGAGGCGCATTACGGTCGACGCCCGATCATCTATACTTCGGTGGATTTTCACCGGGACAATCTGGTCGGCGCTTTTCCGGATCATCATTTCTGGGTTCGGGCCGTCGCACAGCATCCCGAAGTCGTGTATCCGGACCGGAACTGGACCTTCTGGCAATACACTTCAACAGGAATTGTACCCGGCATCGACGGCGAAACCGACATCAATGTCTTTGCCGGTTCCAGACAGAACTGGCACAGCTGGGTTGCGTCCGTGTCCCGATAA